CCTATCAATACATATAGGATTAGGGTAGGTTTAGAATTCCCTGAAATGTCCATACCTAAAGAACTGTCAATATTTGCCTATCTAGCATCTCACCAAACGATTCCATTTTCAAGGCATTTTATTTCATGACTCAAGAGCTGCCTCTGTGCAAACAGTGTTACTTTGGAGCGCTTACGAAAGAAAATCAGTGGCAATTAGTTAGCACTGAAGCTGTTGGAGGGAACTTTAACGCTTGGGGCTGATGAGAGGCTGatcaaacaaacacaaattaaagGGAAAATTGAAGAATTAAGATGTCCACATGGAACCCTGAAAAACTTCAACATATTCCTGGGATTCTAGAGGCTCATGTACATGCAAAGAGCTTAGTGCATGACCATGAAAGACTTGAGAAGGCTCTGAGCTCTCATTTCTGGCTGACTTTGAGACTCTGTGCAAGCAGAAAGTGAAGGCTAAGGCCAAGGCAGGGTTGTGAACTGCCCGGTGGAGCACTGAGGGAACGCCCCGACAAATATACCAAGCCCCTCAGCAAAGGTTGAGAGACTTCTTCGTTCAACCTCCCATCAATCACTGGCTGACTGCTAAGGCACCAGAACAGAGACTTCAGTGCCCACACAACAAAGAACGGACTTTACCGAACAATCACTTAAAACACAGAGAGCAGCTTTCCGCGTCTCCCGCGGCGAGCGGCCGGTCGCAGCGGCGTGGTCGCGGCTTCCCGGCCCACAGCTTCTTcgccggccccgccgccgccgcgctcgcTCCTGCCTCTGGGCCGTGGGAAGGTGGTGGCCGGAACCGCGCCGGCGCCGCCGGCGTCTGCGGGGCTCTCTGCAGCGGGTACTGCATCTGCTTCGGCCGCAAGAGGCCGAGTGACCCCAACTTCGAGAACAGGCTTCGAGAacgaagaaagaaacaaaagcttgcCAAGGAGAGAGCCGGACTTTGCAAGTTACCTGACCTTAAAGATGCCCAAGCTGTTCAGAGATTCTTCCTTGAAGAAATACAACTTGGGGAAGAGTTGCTAGCCCAAGGCGAATATGAGAAAGGTGTAGACCATCTGACAAATGCAGTTGCTGTGTGTGGACAGCCACAGCAGTTGCTGCAAGTGTTACAGCAGACTCTCCCACCACCAGTGTTCCAGATGCTTCTGACCAAGCTTCCAACAATTAGTCAGAGAATTGTAAGTGCT
The Mustela lutreola isolate mMusLut2 chromosome 13, mMusLut2.pri, whole genome shotgun sequence genome window above contains:
- the LOC131813656 gene encoding mitochondrial import receptor subunit TOM20 homolog, yielding MLVLAKSELEIQQQKEKHLAVTLSVVIVQIFDERINKPEIKGKMKQRLRDFFVQPPINHWLTAKAPEQRLQCPHNKERTLPNNHLKHREQLSASPAASGRSQRRGRGFPAHSFFAGPAAAALAPASGPWEGGGRNRAGAAGVCGALCSGYCICFGRKRPSDPNFENRLRERRKKQKLAKERAGLCKLPDLKDAQAVQRFFLEEIQLGEELLAQGEYEKGVDHLTNAVAVCGQPQQLLQVLQQTLPPPVFQMLLTKLPTISQRIVSAQSLAEDDVE